The following are encoded together in the Lathyrus oleraceus cultivar Zhongwan6 chromosome 3, CAAS_Psat_ZW6_1.0, whole genome shotgun sequence genome:
- the LOC127126394 gene encoding uncharacterized protein LOC127126394, giving the protein MGSGKSGFNTEIPEEQVAVEKTPEKILEETAPEEDVPTSDHDMQTVEEFDTTVGDASEDESPPHPGLHVAPQGDDIEMEVVVEDDPEDGAARDGDNQSKRTEVERISTRNTPPASDRAQGSGKSTGSTSFSREELENLKVQRPLEYLKAMLSTRFNFQDSSQSSSTTSGATSEAPSLGSLLTKIKTKILDVDLFKVLEENSLAQIGLKKILKQVNVLETSAEIGSFVMELMTLIDLATADLHRQRDLTAQISSKSETQTAEWDAVSTSTDKVSKLQKLSETYVEEVAACNDNIQKWKTQIAALQEKISQEEKRKASIQQPKQSEIDEELRVGIRHAEKAHQLSQEIETLSTHKSLCDHRLQLQRQKFATLKETFANFNF; this is encoded by the exons ATGGGGAGTGGGAAATCCGGTTTTAATACTGAAATTCCTGAg GAACAAGTGGCTGTCGAAAAAACGCCTGAGAAAATTTTGGAGGAAACAGCCCCAGAGGAAGATGTCCCCACAAGTGACCATGATATGCAAACCGTAGAAGAATTCGACACTACAGTGGGTGACGCCtctgaagatgaatctcctcctcatccaggattgCATGTTGCACCTCAGGGTGATGATATTGAAATGGAGGTTGTAGTCGAAGATGATCCTGAAGATGGAGCTGCCAGAGATGGGGACAACCAGTCGAAACGAACAGAGGTTGAGCGTATTTCGACGCGAAACACTCCACCTGCTTCTGACCGGGCCCAAGGGagtggcaaatcaactggttcgaccagtttctctcgcgaggagcttgaaaatctcaaagtgcaaagacctttggagtatctgaaagccatgcttagcacccgttttaattttcaggattcttcgcagagtagttcgaccacttctggggcaacttctgaagcaccatcacttggcaGCCTCCTGACCAAGATCaaaacgaaaatccttgatgtcgatTTGTTTAAAGTCTTGGAAGAGAATTCCCTTGCTCAAATTGGTCTTAAGAAAATCTTGAAGCAAgtgaatgttttggaaacttctGCTGAGATTGGAAGTTTCGTGATGGAGTTGATGACTCTCATTGACTTGGCCACTGCAGATCTCCATCGTCAAAGGGATCTTACCGCTCAAATCTCCTCCAAGtctgaaactcaaactgctgaatgggatgccgtttcgacttcgactgacaaagtttcaaaattgcaaaagctCTCTGAAACGTATGttgaagaagttgctgcttgcaatgacaatattcaaaaatggaaaacacagatagcagcacttcaagaaaagatctctcaagaggagaaacgtaaggcatccattcagcaacccaagcagagcgagattgacgaagaattgagggtgggtattcgacatgcagagaaagcccatcaacttagtcaggagattgagactctctctactcacaaaagtctttgtgatcatcgactccaacTCCAGAGGCAGAAGTTCGCCACTTTGAAGGAAACTTTTGCCAATTTTAATTTTTAG